One region of Intestinimonas massiliensis (ex Afouda et al. 2020) genomic DNA includes:
- a CDS encoding 4-hydroxyphenylacetate 3-hydroxylase family protein: MKTGQEYRDSLRNRNIKVYIKGQLLDSKDVIDHPFIKGHVNSAAMTYELAEDPQFEDLMTATSHLTGKKINRFTHIHQSVDDLVKKVKMLRMISLNTGTCYQRCVGLDAVNSIYSVTYEMDQKLGTNYHERLKKYLLRWQEEDLMVAGAMTDPKGDRSLRPSQQADPDLFVHVVKKDDKGIYIRGAKAHMTGMVNSHEMLIMPTSGYGEEDKDYAVCCALPVDAPGVIHIFGRQTNDDRKLEGEIDQGNARYGVVGGECLTILEDVFVPWENVFMCGEYPFSGMLVERFACYHRQNYGGCKGGVSDIVIGAAATVADMSGYGKATHIKDKLNEMIHLAETLYCCSIACSAEGKPTAAGNYYVDPLLANVGKHNVTKLIYDIDRLAQDVGGGILATLPSEADFRSPEVGKYVEKYMRGVASVPTEDRMRMIRLVEVMTGGVALVESMHGAGSPQAQKIMYSKLSGLESKKKAAMKIAGVDPSKYSK; the protein is encoded by the coding sequence ATGAAAACGGGACAAGAGTATAGAGACAGCCTGCGCAACCGCAACATCAAGGTGTACATCAAAGGACAGCTCCTGGACAGCAAGGACGTGATCGACCACCCCTTCATCAAAGGCCATGTCAACTCTGCCGCCATGACCTATGAACTGGCGGAGGACCCCCAGTTTGAGGATCTGATGACCGCTACCTCCCATCTGACCGGGAAAAAGATCAATCGGTTCACACACATCCATCAAAGTGTAGATGATTTGGTGAAAAAGGTCAAGATGCTGCGCATGATTTCCCTAAACACTGGTACATGTTACCAAAGATGCGTAGGTCTGGACGCCGTCAACTCCATCTACAGCGTCACCTACGAGATGGACCAGAAGCTGGGCACCAACTACCACGAGCGCCTGAAAAAGTACCTGCTGCGCTGGCAGGAGGAGGACCTGATGGTGGCCGGCGCCATGACCGACCCCAAGGGCGACCGGAGCCTACGCCCCTCTCAGCAGGCCGACCCCGACCTGTTCGTCCACGTGGTGAAGAAGGACGACAAGGGCATTTACATCCGGGGCGCCAAGGCCCACATGACCGGCATGGTTAACTCCCACGAAATGCTCATCATGCCCACCTCCGGCTACGGCGAGGAAGATAAGGACTACGCCGTCTGCTGCGCGCTGCCCGTGGATGCCCCCGGCGTCATCCATATCTTCGGCCGTCAGACCAATGACGACCGGAAACTGGAAGGCGAGATTGATCAGGGCAACGCCCGCTATGGCGTGGTTGGCGGCGAGTGCCTGACCATCCTGGAGGATGTGTTCGTACCTTGGGAAAATGTCTTTATGTGCGGCGAGTATCCGTTCTCCGGAATGCTGGTAGAGCGCTTTGCCTGCTACCACCGGCAGAACTACGGCGGCTGCAAGGGCGGCGTGTCCGACATCGTCATCGGCGCCGCCGCCACCGTGGCCGACATGAGCGGCTATGGCAAGGCCACCCACATCAAGGATAAGCTCAACGAGATGATCCATCTGGCCGAGACCCTGTACTGCTGCTCCATCGCCTGCTCGGCTGAGGGCAAGCCCACCGCCGCGGGCAACTATTATGTGGACCCCCTGCTGGCCAACGTGGGTAAGCACAACGTTACCAAGCTGATCTACGACATCGACCGCCTGGCCCAGGATGTGGGCGGTGGTATTCTGGCCACGCTGCCCTCCGAAGCCGACTTCCGCAGCCCTGAGGTCGGCAAGTACGTGGAAAAGTACATGCGGGGCGTGGCCTCGGTGCCCACCGAGGACCGTATGCGGATGATCCGCCTGGTGGAGGTCATGACCGGCGGCGTGGCTCTGGTGGAGTCCATGCACGGCGCCGGCTCGCCCCAAGCCCAGAAAATCATGTACTCCAAGCTCTCCGGCCTGGAAAGCAAGAAGAAGGCGGCTATGAAGATCGCCGGTGTAGACCCCAGCAAATATTCAAAATAA
- a CDS encoding NifU family protein, which yields MREAIEQALDEYARPILREHCGEVEVTRIQGDTVYVRLLGQCAGCAAADYTADEVLERVLRQHVPGVEHVELDTLDLDLYQYARQLLRWESPG from the coding sequence ATGCGGGAAGCCATCGAACAAGCCCTGGACGAATACGCCCGGCCGATCCTGCGGGAGCACTGCGGCGAGGTGGAAGTCACCCGGATCCAGGGGGACACCGTTTATGTACGGCTTCTAGGCCAGTGCGCCGGCTGTGCCGCGGCCGATTACACGGCGGACGAGGTTCTGGAACGAGTGCTGCGGCAGCACGTGCCCGGCGTGGAGCATGTGGAGCTGGACACTCTTGATCTGGACCTTTATCAGTATGCCAGACAGTTGCTGCGGTGGGAGAGTCCGGGATAA